The Longimicrobium sp. genome segment CAAGGTTGGCCTCAGCGCCCTCGATCTGCGCGATGCGGGGCTGCTTCACGCCGAGGGCCGCGGCGAGCTGCTTCTGCGTCATCCCGCGCTGCACCCGCAGGCGCAGCACGTTGCTCGCAACGAGGAGCTTGCTGCCCGCCGTCTTCTCGGCTTCCTCGATCTCGGGATTCTCCCTGTGAAGTCGCTCAAATACGGCGTCGGTGCTGGATGCCTCGCGATCGAACATCACTCTGCCTCCTCCAGGAAACGCTTCCGGACCAGCGCGACGGCATCGCAGATGTCGCTCAACCGCCGGTGACTCACAACATCGCGCTTGGGAATGATGCGGCACACCCAGATCTCCCGCGCCCCGGGCGTGTCGTACCAGAACATGAAAAGCCGGTACCCACCCGCGACGTCCCGCAACTCACCGACACACTCGTCCCCGCGCAGCACTTGCACGAGGGCGGACTTTGCGGAAAGTATCCACCCGTTCTCTTCGACGCGCTTCGCCACTTGGCGGAGTATTTCCGCCCGCCGAGCGTCGCGCCGGGCAAGAACGCGTAGTTCCTTCTGGGCAGCCTCGATCCAGTAGACCACGCAGTCGTCGTTCATCTCCCCCACCCGTCTATTATAAGCTATAGACTATGTGCTGACAAGGCCGCTGTTCCGGGGCCAAGCGCGGAAGCGGACTGTGTGAACGGCAGTAATGCAGGGGTGGGGTTCGCTGCACAAGGGTTCTGGAGCAGCGTACGTGGACAGGATGAACACGCGTTGGCGCCGCGCCGCACGCTTCGGGACACGTATGAGTTCAGCGTTTAACACGGGACGTCGAGTGGACGGACG includes the following:
- a CDS encoding helix-turn-helix transcriptional regulator codes for the protein MFDREASSTDAVFERLHRENPEIEEAEKTAGSKLLVASNVLRLRVQRGMTQKQLAAALGVKQPRIAQIEGAEANLGLETLDALARVFGVDTAALFASDEVRASAKPARTPAKAKTGV